The Amblyraja radiata isolate CabotCenter1 chromosome 29, sAmbRad1.1.pri, whole genome shotgun sequence genomic interval GTCCATTTCGAGGTACCAAAGGCATAACACCAGCAGTCCAGTTCAATAAAGTCGATTTGCTGCTGTCATGCTGAGAAATAAAAATGAGGTTCATTTCCACGCAGCAGAATTGTGTAAAACAGCGAGATTAACAGACCAAGGCatggggaactgcaggtgctggaaccttGGGTAGAACACAaagggttggagtaactcaatgggtcaggcaacatctcttggaTAGACAggaaagcatgttcccgatgttggaggagtccagaaccaggggtcacagtttaagaataaggggtaggccatttaggactgagatgaggaaaaatgtttacacccagagagttgtgaatctgttgaattctctgtcacagaaggcagtggaggccaattcactggatgttttcaagagagcgttagatagaactcttagggctaacggaatcaagggatatggggagaaagcagggatgtggtgctgattttggatgatcagccatttcgCTTTCCTTTGATGCAGAGAACCgactgagttcttccagaatTCACTGCTTTTtcgtttcagattccagcatctgctgttccattcGTTTACTGAGAGAATTGCCCTGGATTCTTCCAATCGTGAAAATATAGCTAGCAAAAAAGTCTCAAAACACTTCACAGTAGTATCATCAGGCAACATTTCCATATCCTTTCCCCAAAGGAGCAACATGCCTCTTGTCCCATGCCTGACATGAAAGAAAGGTGACTCCTTTCCGTGGGCGGCGCTCCTTCAATACTGCACTGGACTGTAACTcataggatcaggcagcatctctggaggacatggactggccacgtttcagatcgggacccatcttcagactggttttagtcgaggggggttggggggagtgggggagtgagaaagttggaagagagataGGGGCGGTACAatacctggcaagtgatgggtggaagatagacacaaaaagctatctTTCGTgtaagccagtatctgcagtgccttccgacACAAGGGATGGGTGGATCCAAGTGAAGGTTGGTTGATCGGCAGATGGGCGGACAAAGGTCAgatatgaaaaggagacaaaaggggtgagagataaggagaggagagacGTGACATGTGAGGCCAGGGGAAAAGATGTTGGTGGGAGGAGAcggggatgggtgggggaggggggggagtggagagggaggggaggagaatggggaggcaggagagtgggagaaatgggtgcaaatccTGATGTGGTGCAGAGATGACGGAAGGTTGTTGGTTAGTttagctaaaattggagaattcaatgtttatactgttGATTTCTAAGCTACTGGCCCAGTATAGGAAATGCGGTTCCCactatgatcagtctgaagaagggtcatgagccAAAACAccccctatccatgtcctccagagatgctgcctgacccactgattgactccagcatttggtgtgccTGAGACACGGCTAATTGCGATAGGCTCGGGGGTTCCTCCAACCGAGTTTTGCTGCCATAGAGATGAGACTATAGAGAGCGGAATTCCTGGGCATCTTCCAGCGTTGAGAACTCAGATCCCTTCTGACTTGGGCAAGGTCTTCTTGGGACTCAGCAGCTTTGAGTTTCGGAAGCTCTCCCTCATCCTGTAGGAGCTGTCGGTGGAGCCGCTGAGGACGGACTCGCTGCGGCTCAGGAAGGGCAAGGGGGTGCCGGCTTTGATGAAGCAGAAGCACAGGATCCTGAGGATGGCCTTGCGCACGTCCTCGCTGCCCAAGGAGTAGATGACGGGGTTGATGGCCGAGTTGACCACGGCCAGGGTGATGGTCCACTCCATGGCGTGCAGCCTGACGCAGACCGACGAGTTGCAGTAGACATCCAGGAGGAGCAGCACGAACAGGGGGCTCCAGCAGACCACGAAGGCGGCCACGATCATGAAGACAGTCTTGAGCAGCCGGACCGACTTCAGGCGACTCTTGCTGCTCGACGCCGACTTGGCGCTGGTCTTGACCAAGTGGTAGATGCCGCTGTATAGCGCCACGATCCCAATGATGATGATGCTGAACATCACCACGCAGAAGAGGATGTAGCTCTTGGAGTAGAGGGGGAGCAGAGTGGAGCACTCTTCCAAGTTACAGATGCAGTTCCAGCCAAGGAGTGGGAGAAGCCCTATCAGGGAAGCCAGCAGCCAGCACAGCCCAATCAGGCAGTACACCCGGTAGGTTTTGTTGGCCGACGCGTAGGGGAAGGGGTTGACCATGGTAGCGTATCTCTCCATGGCCGTGATGAgcaggctgaaggtggaggcggcCAGGGCAAAGAACAGGACCCCCTCTCTGAGGAACCAGATGGTGGGCGAGATATGGAAGGTCTGCTCCCCCGACAGGCACAGGTTGATGATGTAGGCACTGCCGGTCAACAGGTCGCACAGGGTGATGTTGGCGATGCAGTAGTACACCCAGCTCCTGAAGCGACTGTTGTGCAGGATGGCGATGAAGACCAGCAGgttctccaccaccaccacgcaACTGACCACGATGAAGATGATCCTGATGAGTCCCATGCCCTCGCCGGGCGGTCGCCTGTTCTCCAGTTTCCCCGTGTGGTTGTAATGGAGCAGAATGATGCTCGACTCCTGCCTCGCAAAGGACGCCAGGCACTCGCTGATATTCATGTTGTTGAGGAACGTGGACTCTGGGGGCCCAACGATCGCCCGCGAATATCGATAGGGCTTTGGGTTCTTTGACGCCAACCGATGACTTCAACAGAGCGTCAAACCTCGAAGGATCTGGGAGCAAAATGAaggatattagaaacatagaaacatagaaaataggtgcaggaggaggccattcggcccttcgagacagcactgcccgccattcattgtgatcatggctgatcgtccccaatcaataacccttgcctgctttctccccatatcccttgattccactagcccctagaactctatctaactctctctaaaatccatccagtgacttggcctccactgccctctgtggcagggaattccacaaactcacaactctctgggtgaaaaggtttttttctcaccacagtcttaaatggcctcctctttattctaagactgtggcccctggttctggactcgcccaacaatgggaacattatAGCCAAGCCTCGTCGATAATCTAAGCTGTATATAGAGAAAGTCAAACCTATTGTTACCCCGCGCTGGGACTGGACTCGAAACCCTCTGTGTCATTCTGCTGTGGGACTATGATGTCTTGAAaacaggtaggaaggaactgcaggtgttgctttataccgaagatagacacaaaatgttggagtaaccctgTGGGTCAGGgttcctctggagaaaaggaataggtgacttttcgggccaAGCGAGTCAAATAAGGAGATATCAGCTGGCCAAGCGTGTGGTCAAAGGTGGAGCTTTAAGACATTTTGAAAAGAGGTTTAAACCCACCATCTTCCGCACCAGCGTGGGTGGGTGGGTCACTAAATGACACCAACTGCTGCGCGTCGAGGGGTAAGATTTCCACAGCCTGATACTGTTCCGTCTGAGAGCTGCCAAGTAAAAGAAGTGTTGCAACTGCTGGAGAACAGCCTGCCAAAGTTTTAGTTCAGCAGCGAGTTCTCGCAAAAAACAAGTGGCTGCCAAAACATTGTATGTGATGTAGTTGTGACCGGCAGACTGGGAATAGAATCAGTCAAAGGTTTCATTGCACAAGCCAACTTCCTCTTCTCCAGTCAGCTGTAACTTGCTACACTTGCTACGGTCACCTGACATGTAGCCTCTACACTCCTTGCACGGGGATGTTTACTGTACGCCCTGTGTCAGAGGAAGACAAACCTCTCCCATCTATGCATCTTTGTCTGCTCATTAGAAATCAGACCAAGGGAAGGGAACTTCTCTCTCTGTTCCCAATACTTTCCTTCACCTTGCATTACATTGCAAGGGTTTTCATTGTCCATCTGCTAAAGCAAAAGAGCTTGCATTAACAcagtagtttagttcagtttagagatacagtgcggaaacaggcccttcggcccaccgagtccatgccgacccgcaATCCCTCCCGCGCACTAACgccaacctacacacactagggataatttacaattatatcaagccaattagcctgcaaacctgtacatctttggagtattttCATTGGGTTTtttcaagatacagtgtggaaacaggcccttcagcccatcaagtccacgctgaccagcgatcactgataCACTAGTTTTGTCCTACTCactccagaggccaattaacctacaaacctgtatgtctttggagtgtgggaagaaaccggagcacccggagaaaacccacacagtcgcagggagaacatgcaaactccgtacagacagtggtcaggatcaaagccgggtctctggcgctgaggcagcaactctcctgctgcaccattgtgttgTCTTCCCCAACACTCGCACCTAATATAATGGTTGCTTTTTGTGATGAAAAGACAGAGGAAGGCTTGAAATCACGTgccatcagattcaggaacagcttcttccccgctgttatcaggctactgaacggaCCTCTCATTTGCTAAGGGTATAATCCCGATCTCCCAAACAACCTCATTGCGGCTCTAGCACCTTTTTTTTAACCTACACTTTCTGTGCAAATGTAACGCCATAACACTGCATTCTGCATTCTGGTGTTatgttctctttgcactacctgttgtacttgtgtaaagCTTCATTATACTCATGGAGGGCATAATTTGACTAGATAGCAAAGTGTGTCAGTGCGTTTCAGTactcatgtatatatatatgcctaTACCAATGTGGTACTTTAGGGAAATGTGTCACAGTAGGGTCCCACAAGCCAAAACAACAGAGTGATCTGATGAAGCAGCTCCTACAATTGGTGAGGGAGCAATAGATCTGGctgatttcataagttcatgtcatagaagcagatggttctggtcgagaccctttttcagactgaattaTGTCAGAAatcggaaaaggggaggtgcaacaagacctgggtgtgcttgtacatcagtcactgaaagtaagcatgcaggtacagcaggcagtgaagaaagctaatggcatgttggccttcattgcgagaggatttgagtttaggagcagggaggtccttctgcagttgtacatagaccaggtgagaccgcacctggagtattgtgtgcaattttggtctcctaatttgaggaaggacattattgctattgagggagtgcagcgtaggttcaccaggttaattccagggatggcggggctgacatatgatgaaagaatagatcgactgggcttgtattcactagaatttagaaggatgagaggatatcttatagaaacataaaattcttaaagtataggacaggctagatgcaggaaaaatgttccccatgttggaggagtgcagaaccagggtcacagtttaagaataaagggcaggccatttaggactgagatgaggaaaaacttcttcacccaaagagttgtgagtctgtggaattccctgccacagaaggtggtggaggccaattcactggatgttttcaagagagagttagatttagctcttagggctaaatgaaactagggatatgtggaaaaagcgggaacagggtactgattttagatgatcagctatgatcatattgaatggcggtgctggctcaaagggccgaatggcctacttcggcacctatgtttctatgtttctaactggacCATCCtagggagcggtcctgacctacaatCAATTgtatctcattggagatccttgaattatctttaaatggactttacTAGACTGTATCTTtccctaaacattattccctcagtcctgtatctgtacactgaacatagaaacatagaaaataggtgcaggaggaggacattcggcctttcgagccagcaccgccattcattgtgatcatgctgatcttcccctatcaataacccgtgcctgccttctccccatatcccttgattccactagcccctagagctctatctaactctctcttaaatccatccagtgacttggcctccactgccctctgtggcagggaattccataaattcaaaactctctgggtgaaaaagtatttttctcacctcagtcttaaatgacctgccctttattctaagactgtcgcccctggttctggactcgccccaacattgggaacatttttcctgcactggggacggcttgattgtaatcatgtagtggtCTTTCCACCGAGCGGACAGAACGCGacaacaaatcttttcactgtacctcactcggtacacgtgacaataaactaatgccTGCACTCTCAGATGGATGTAAAAGACCCATGTGGCAGTGTTTTGGAAGTAGAGCagagaaacactaaggggcagaaaacgctggtgggtgttgtgtacaggccacctaatagtagtagtgaagttggagatggtatcaaacaggaaattagaaatgcgtgcgacaaaggcaaaacagttataatgggtgacttcaatctacatatagattgggtgaatcaaattggcaggggtgctgaggaagaggatttcttggaatgtatgcgggattgttatctaaatcaacatgtagaggaaccaacgagagagcaggctattttagactgggtattgagtaatgaggaagggttagttagcagtcttgttgtacgtgcccccttgggcaagagtgaccataatatggttgagttcttcattaggatggagagtgacattgttaattcagaaacaatggttctgaacttaaagaaaggtaactttgagggtatgagacgtgaattggccaagattgactggcaattaattctaaaagggttgacggtggatatgcaatggaagacatttaaagactgcatggatgaactacaaaaattgttcatcccagtttggcaaaagaataaatcagggaaggtagtgcatccgtggataacaagggaaatcagggatagtatcaaagcgaaggatgatgtgtacaaattagccagaaaaagcagcataccggaggactgggagaaattcagagaccagcagaggaggacaaagggcttaattaggaaaggaaaaatagattatgaaagaaaactggcaggggacataaaaactgactgcaaaagtttttatagatatgtgaaaagaaagagattagttaaaacaaatgtaggtcccttgcagtcagaaacaggtgagttgatcatggggaacaaggatatggcggaccaattgaataactactttggttccgtcttcactaaggaagacataaataatctgccggaaatagcaggggaccgcgggtcaaaggagttggaggaattgagtgaaatcccaggttagccgggaagtggtgttgggtaaattgaatggattaaaggccgataaatccccagggccagataggctgcatcccagagtacttaaggaagtagctccagaaatagtggatgcattagtaataatctttcaaaactctttagattctggagtagttcctgaggattggcgggtagcaaacttaacaccactttttaagaagggagggagagagaaaacggggaattacagaccagttagtctaacatcggtagtggggaaactgctagagtcagttattaaagatgggatagcagcacatttggaaagtggtgaaataattggacaaagtcagcatggatttacaaaaggtaaatcatgtctgacgaatcttatagaatttttcgaggatgtaactagtagcgtggataggggagaaccagtggatgtggtgtatctggctgacaaacaggaagcaaagagtaggagtaaacaggtccttttcaccatggcaggcagtgactagtggggtaccgcaaggttcagtgctgggaccccagctatttacaatatatattaatgatctggatgagggaattgaaggcaatatctccaagtttgcggatgacactaagctggggggcagtgttagctgtgaggaggatgctaggagactgcaaggtgacttggataggctgggtgagtgggcaaatgtttggcagatgcagtataatgtggataaatgtgaggttatccattttggtagcaaaaaaaggaaagcagactattatctaaatggtggccgactaggaaaaggggagatgcagcgagacctgggtgtcatggtacaccagtcattgaaagtaggcatgcaggtgcagcaggcagtgaagaaagcgaatggtatgttagctttcatagcaaaaggatttgagtataggagcagggaggttctactgcagttgtacagggtcttggtgagaccacacctggagtattgcgtacagttttggtctccaaatctgaggaaggacattattgccatagagggagtgcagagaaggttcaccagactgattcctgggatgtcaggactgtcttatgaagaaagactggatagacttggtttatactctctagaatttaggagattgagaggggatcttatagaaacttacaaaattcttaaggggttggacaggctagatgcaggaagattgctcctgatgttggggaagtccaggacaaggggtcacagcttaaggataagggggaaatcctttaaaaccgagatgagaagaacttttttcacacagagagtggtgaatctctggaactctctgccacagagggtagtcgaggccagttcattggctatatttaagagggagttagatgtggcgcttgtggctaaggggatcagagggtatggagagaaggcaggtacgggatactgagttggatgatcagccatgatcatat includes:
- the s1pr4 gene encoding sphingosine 1-phosphate receptor 4 yields the protein MNISECLASFARQESSIILLHYNHTGKLENRRPPGEGMGLIRIIFIVVSCVVVVENLLVFIAILHNSRFRSWVYYCIANITLCDLLTGSAYIINLCLSGEQTFHISPTIWFLREGVLFFALAASTFSLLITAMERYATMVNPFPYASANKTYRVYCLIGLCWLLASLIGLLPLLGWNCICNLEECSTLLPLYSKSYILFCVVMFSIIIIGIVALYSGIYHLVKTSAKSASSSKSRLKSVRLLKTVFMIVAAFVVCWSPLFVLLLLDVYCNSSVCVRLHAMEWTITLAVVNSAINPVIYSLGSEDVRKAILRILCFCFIKAGTPLPFLSRSESVLSGSTDSSYRMRESFRNSKLLSPKKTLPKSEGI